Proteins co-encoded in one Streptomyces roseochromogenus subsp. oscitans DS 12.976 genomic window:
- a CDS encoding sodium:solute symporter yields the protein MAVDYTVIVVYLAGMLAMGWWGMRRARSKSEFLVAGRRLGPAMYSGTMAAIVLGGASTIGGVGLGYRYGLSGAWMVFTIGLGLLALSVFFSARIARLKVYTVSEMLDLRYGGRAGVISGVVMWAYTLMLAVTSTIAYATIFDVLFDMNRTFAIVIGGSIVVAYSTLGGMWSITLTDMVQFVVKTIGVLLLLLPIAVVKAGGFGAMKAKLPTSYFDPLGIGGQTIFTYILIYTFGMLIGQDIWQRVFTARSDRTARWGGTVAGTYCLAYALAGAVIGTAAKVLYPRLGSPDDAFATIVKAELPVGVRGLVLAAALAAVMSTSSGALIACATVAGNDIWSRLKGVVRPSGEDHDEVGGNRAFILIMGVAVIGTAVALNNVVEALTVAYNLLVGGLLVPILGGLLWKRGTVQGALASVLVGGLAVIGLMAGYGILANEPVYYGLLASLAAYVVVSLVTKPTDETVLATWRERLAGQNPELPSEPVPAHQ from the coding sequence GTGGCCGTCGACTACACAGTGATCGTCGTCTACCTCGCCGGGATGCTGGCCATGGGCTGGTGGGGCATGCGGCGCGCCAGGTCGAAGAGCGAGTTCCTGGTGGCCGGGCGCCGGCTCGGGCCCGCCATGTACTCCGGCACCATGGCGGCCATCGTCCTCGGCGGCGCGTCCACCATCGGCGGCGTGGGACTGGGGTACCGGTACGGGCTGTCCGGCGCCTGGATGGTGTTCACCATCGGGCTCGGCCTGCTCGCCCTGTCGGTCTTCTTCTCCGCCCGTATCGCCCGCCTGAAGGTCTACACCGTCTCCGAGATGCTGGACCTGCGTTACGGCGGCCGCGCCGGGGTCATCTCCGGCGTGGTCATGTGGGCGTACACCCTCATGCTCGCCGTCACCTCCACCATCGCCTACGCCACGATCTTCGACGTCCTCTTCGACATGAACCGGACCTTCGCGATCGTCATCGGCGGCTCGATCGTCGTCGCCTACTCCACCCTCGGCGGCATGTGGTCGATCACCCTGACCGACATGGTCCAGTTCGTGGTGAAGACGATCGGCGTGCTGCTCCTGCTCCTGCCCATCGCGGTCGTCAAGGCCGGTGGCTTCGGCGCGATGAAGGCCAAGCTGCCGACCTCGTACTTCGACCCGCTGGGCATCGGCGGCCAGACGATCTTCACCTACATCCTGATCTACACGTTCGGCATGCTGATCGGCCAGGACATCTGGCAGCGCGTGTTCACCGCCCGCAGCGACAGGACGGCCAGGTGGGGCGGCACGGTCGCCGGAACCTACTGTCTGGCCTACGCTCTCGCCGGCGCGGTGATCGGCACGGCCGCCAAGGTCCTCTACCCCAGGCTGGGCAGCCCCGACGACGCCTTCGCCACCATCGTCAAGGCCGAACTCCCCGTCGGCGTGCGCGGCCTGGTGCTGGCCGCCGCCCTCGCCGCCGTGATGTCCACCTCCTCCGGCGCCCTGATCGCCTGCGCCACCGTCGCCGGCAACGACATCTGGTCACGGCTCAAGGGGGTCGTACGACCCTCAGGTGAGGATCACGACGAGGTCGGCGGCAACCGCGCCTTCATCCTGATCATGGGCGTCGCGGTGATCGGTACGGCGGTCGCGCTGAACAACGTGGTCGAGGCGCTGACGGTCGCCTACAACTTGCTCGTCGGCGGCCTGCTCGTCCCGATCCTCGGCGGCCTGCTGTGGAAGCGCGGAACGGTGCAGGGCGCGCTGGCCTCGGTGCTCGTCGGCGGCCTCGCGGTCATCGGCCTGATGGCGGGCTACGGCATCCTGGCCAACGAGCCCGTCTACTACGGCCTGCTCGCCTCCCTCGCCGCCTACGTCGTCGTCTCCCTGGTGACGAAGCCCACCGACGAGACCGTCCTCGCCACCTGGCGTGAACGCCTCGCCGGACAGAATCCCGAACTCCCGTCCGAACCGGTCCCGGCTCACCAGTAG
- the speB gene encoding agmatinase, giving the protein MSSNETPRGPVDSSRIPRYAGPATFARLPRLDEVGTADVAVVGVPFDSGVSYRPGARFGGNAIREASRLLRPYNPAQDASPFALAQVADGGDIAVNPFNINEAVETIEAAADELLGTGARLMTLGGDHTIALPLLRSVAKKHGPVALLHFDAHLDTWDTYFGAEYTHGTPFRRAVEEGILDTSALSHVGTRGPLYGKQDLTDDEKMGFGIVSSADIYRRGADEVADQLRQRIGDRPLYISIDIDCLDPAHAPGTGTPEAGGMTSRELLEILRGLASCNLVSADVVEVAPAYDHAEITSVAASHTAYELTTIMSRQIAAARKDA; this is encoded by the coding sequence ATGAGCAGCAACGAGACGCCCCGCGGTCCCGTCGACTCCTCCCGCATCCCGCGGTACGCCGGCCCCGCGACCTTCGCCCGGCTGCCCCGCCTGGACGAGGTCGGCACCGCCGACGTCGCCGTCGTGGGCGTGCCGTTCGACTCCGGCGTCTCGTACCGGCCGGGCGCCCGCTTCGGCGGCAACGCCATCCGCGAGGCGTCCCGGCTGCTGCGCCCGTACAACCCCGCGCAGGACGCGTCGCCGTTCGCGCTGGCGCAGGTGGCGGACGGCGGCGACATCGCCGTGAACCCGTTCAACATCAACGAGGCCGTAGAGACCATCGAGGCCGCGGCGGACGAGTTGCTCGGCACCGGCGCCCGCCTGATGACCCTGGGCGGCGACCACACCATCGCCCTGCCCCTGCTGAGGAGCGTCGCGAAGAAGCACGGCCCGGTGGCCCTGCTGCACTTCGACGCCCACCTGGACACCTGGGACACCTACTTCGGCGCCGAGTACACCCACGGCACCCCGTTCCGCCGCGCGGTGGAGGAGGGCATCCTCGACACCTCCGCCCTCTCCCACGTCGGCACCCGCGGACCCCTGTACGGCAAGCAGGACCTCACCGACGACGAGAAGATGGGCTTCGGCATCGTCTCGTCCGCGGACATCTACCGCCGCGGCGCCGACGAGGTCGCCGACCAGCTGCGCCAGCGCATCGGCGACCGCCCGCTGTACATCTCCATCGACATCGACTGCCTCGACCCGGCCCACGCGCCCGGCACCGGCACGCCCGAGGCGGGCGGCATGACCTCGCGCGAGCTGCTGGAGATCCTGCGCGGACTGGCCTCCTGCAACCTGGTCTCGGCGGACGTCGTCGAGGTGGCGCCCGCGTACGACCACGCCGAGATCACCTCGGTCGCGGCCTCGCACACGGCCTACGAACTGACCACCATCATGAGCCGCCAGATCGCGGCTGCCCGGAAGGACGCGTAA
- a CDS encoding thiamine pyrophosphate-binding protein — protein sequence MTHDHDLVLRPTPAQREAALNPPPGRAGGDLVVETLAGLGATTVFGLPGQHALGMFDALRRSSLRYVGLRVENNAGFAADAYGRITGEAAPLLLSTGPGALTSLAALQEAAAASAPVLAISSQIPTAGLGGGRHGYLHELPDQSASFRGVVKSVHTVRTQSQIPSAIAAAWKSALTAPHGPVWVEIPQDVLLAETALPVVTAVDATPDDLPPRPELTAVAADLLSGAARPAIIAGGGVVRADASGKLRQLAEKLQAPVVTTFGGKGAFPWEHPLSLQSWLEDRHTTDFLEDADVLLVVGSGLGELSSNYYTFKPRGRVIQIEADLGKLESNHPALGIHADARLALQALLETVEERTDASAPERVRELLEKVASRIAGQELALEQEVLGSVRRALPAGSPSFWDMTILAYWAWSAFDPRGANTMHSAQGAGGLGYGFPAALGAAAADPTRPVLAVSGDGGALYSIAELATARQYDLPVTWLIVDDGGYGILREYMTDAFGQATATELTRPDYVALAESFGVPGVRTTPETLAEDLAKALATPGPSVVVLPAVLRMFAPTHLG from the coding sequence GTGACTCACGACCACGACCTGGTGCTCCGCCCGACGCCCGCGCAGCGGGAGGCCGCGCTGAACCCTCCCCCGGGCAGGGCAGGCGGAGACCTGGTCGTGGAAACGCTGGCCGGGCTCGGCGCGACCACGGTCTTCGGCCTGCCCGGCCAGCACGCCCTCGGCATGTTCGACGCCCTGCGCCGGTCGTCCCTGCGGTACGTCGGCCTGCGGGTGGAGAACAACGCGGGCTTCGCGGCGGACGCGTACGGCCGGATCACCGGCGAGGCTGCGCCGCTGCTGCTCTCGACGGGCCCGGGAGCCCTGACGTCACTGGCCGCGCTGCAGGAGGCGGCCGCGGCCTCCGCCCCTGTGCTGGCGATCAGCAGCCAGATCCCGACGGCGGGCCTGGGCGGCGGCCGCCACGGCTATCTGCATGAACTCCCGGACCAGTCGGCCTCGTTCCGGGGCGTGGTGAAGTCGGTCCACACCGTCCGCACGCAGTCCCAGATCCCGTCCGCGATCGCGGCGGCCTGGAAGTCGGCGCTGACGGCACCGCACGGCCCGGTGTGGGTGGAGATCCCGCAGGACGTCCTGCTCGCCGAGACCGCACTGCCGGTGGTGACGGCGGTCGACGCGACCCCGGACGACCTCCCCCCGCGCCCCGAACTGACCGCGGTGGCGGCCGACTTGCTGTCGGGTGCCGCCCGCCCGGCGATCATCGCGGGCGGCGGGGTCGTACGAGCGGACGCCTCGGGCAAGCTGCGTCAGCTGGCCGAGAAGCTCCAGGCGCCGGTCGTGACGACCTTCGGCGGCAAGGGCGCCTTCCCCTGGGAGCACCCGCTGTCGCTCCAGTCCTGGCTGGAGGACCGTCATACGACGGACTTCCTGGAGGACGCGGACGTCCTGCTGGTCGTCGGTTCGGGCCTCGGTGAACTGTCCTCCAACTACTACACGTTCAAGCCCCGCGGCCGGGTGATCCAGATCGAGGCCGACCTCGGCAAGCTGGAGTCCAACCACCCGGCGCTGGGCATCCACGCGGACGCCCGCCTCGCGCTCCAGGCCCTGCTGGAGACGGTGGAGGAGCGCACGGACGCGTCGGCGCCGGAGCGGGTGCGGGAGCTGCTGGAGAAGGTGGCTTCCCGCATCGCAGGTCAGGAACTCGCCCTGGAGCAGGAGGTGTTGGGGTCCGTCCGGCGTGCGTTGCCCGCAGGTTCCCCGTCCTTCTGGGACATGACGATCCTGGCGTACTGGGCGTGGTCGGCCTTCGATCCCCGGGGCGCCAACACCATGCACTCCGCACAGGGCGCCGGCGGCCTCGGCTACGGCTTCCCGGCGGCGCTGGGCGCGGCGGCGGCCGACCCGACGCGCCCGGTACTGGCGGTGTCGGGCGACGGCGGCGCGCTGTACTCCATCGCGGAACTGGCCACGGCCCGCCAGTACGACCTGCCGGTCACCTGGCTGATCGTCGACGACGGCGGCTACGGCATCCTCCGCGAGTACATGACGGACGCCTTCGGCCAGGCGACGGCGACGGAACTGACGCGCCCCGACTATGTGGCCCTCGCCGAGTCCTTCGGGGTGCCGGGTGTCCGTACGACCCCCGAGACCCTGGCGGAGGACCTGGCCAAGGCACTGGCGACGCCGGGCCCGTCGGTGGTCGTACTCCCGGCGGTGCTGCGGATGTTCGCGCCGACACATCTCGGCTAG
- a CDS encoding ArnT family glycosyltransferase, with translation MTSATDPLPHTTTVSPDPRPAATAPGTAPRWSLPALIAIMLLAAVLYCWNLSGNSLNSFYSAAIYSGTQNWKAWFFGSLDAGNFLTVDKPPFANMVMSLSCRIFGFGTWQMMLPEVAAGLGAIWILHSSVKRSFGHAAAAVAALVLALTPITVAINRDNNPDTILVLLMVGGAALALRATRGGTLPPLLGSAVCFGLAFNTKMLAGYIALPAVFAVYLLAARPKLVRRMVNLLLAGVVLAVASFWWAVAVSLVPASERPYIGGSTDGTAWNLIMGYNGLGRIFGGEGNGGGGGGGGGGFSGSAGLGRMFNDILGGQISWLIPFAAVALVSGLVLCGRAPRTDLTRAALILWGGWTVLHYVTFATAEGTMHPYYTTALAPGIAALCGGGGVLLLRAFRADKRWAWVLPAGLAVTAVWAAVLLRRASGWNTWLWPAVGVVMAAAIVGLFVFRSGSRVRLFAASVAAAAVATLAGPAAYAWSVPSGSGGGMSGVNPTAGPSTGGGFGGGPGGDRSGFPGGGTAPGGALGGASGGQMPGGGQQAGGFPGGAQNGELPGGQGASGGTAPGVTGGSGETGTPNGSSGRMGGRMAVGMGGGMRGGMRGGMGGVNSELIAYLKKHQDGATWLLAVSNSQSAAQIELSARVPVISMWGFTGTDQAMTVAKLEELVKKGELHYIQLGGGGMGGGPGGGNSLSTEVSNWVKKHGTLVKESAYSKNATSSTSKSSPSSSSSSSSNQSTIYRLD, from the coding sequence GTGACATCTGCCACCGATCCCCTCCCCCACACGACAACCGTGAGCCCCGACCCGCGCCCTGCGGCCACGGCACCGGGCACGGCACCTCGCTGGTCGCTCCCCGCGCTGATCGCGATCATGCTCCTGGCGGCGGTGCTGTACTGCTGGAACCTGTCGGGCAACAGCCTCAACAGCTTCTACAGCGCGGCCATCTACAGCGGCACGCAGAACTGGAAGGCCTGGTTCTTCGGCTCGCTCGACGCCGGGAACTTCCTCACCGTCGACAAACCGCCGTTCGCCAACATGGTGATGAGCCTGTCGTGCCGGATCTTCGGCTTCGGGACCTGGCAGATGATGCTGCCCGAGGTCGCGGCCGGGCTCGGCGCGATCTGGATCCTGCACTCCTCCGTGAAGCGGTCCTTCGGGCACGCGGCGGCCGCCGTGGCCGCGCTCGTCCTCGCGCTGACCCCGATCACGGTGGCCATCAACCGGGACAACAACCCCGACACGATCCTCGTCCTGCTGATGGTCGGCGGCGCGGCGCTCGCCCTGCGCGCCACGCGGGGCGGCACGCTGCCGCCGCTGCTCGGCTCGGCGGTGTGCTTCGGCCTCGCCTTCAACACCAAGATGCTGGCGGGCTATATCGCGCTGCCCGCCGTCTTCGCGGTCTACCTGCTCGCGGCGCGCCCGAAGCTCGTACGGCGAATGGTGAACCTGCTGCTCGCCGGCGTGGTCCTGGCAGTCGCCAGCTTCTGGTGGGCCGTCGCCGTGTCCCTCGTGCCCGCCTCCGAGCGGCCGTACATCGGCGGTTCGACGGACGGCACCGCCTGGAACCTGATCATGGGCTACAACGGCCTCGGGCGGATCTTCGGCGGCGAGGGCAACGGGGGCGGAGGAGGGGGCGGCGGTGGCGGCTTCTCCGGCTCCGCGGGTCTCGGCCGGATGTTCAACGACATCCTCGGCGGCCAGATCTCCTGGCTGATCCCGTTCGCGGCCGTCGCCCTCGTCTCCGGCCTGGTCCTGTGCGGCCGCGCCCCGCGTACCGACCTCACCCGGGCCGCGCTCATCCTCTGGGGCGGTTGGACGGTCCTGCACTACGTCACCTTCGCGACCGCCGAGGGCACGATGCACCCGTACTACACCACCGCGCTCGCGCCCGGCATCGCGGCGCTGTGCGGAGGCGGCGGCGTCCTGCTGCTGCGCGCGTTCCGCGCCGACAAGCGCTGGGCCTGGGTGCTGCCGGCCGGCCTCGCCGTCACGGCGGTCTGGGCCGCCGTCCTCCTCCGCCGGGCCTCCGGCTGGAACACCTGGCTGTGGCCGGCCGTCGGTGTGGTGATGGCGGCCGCGATCGTCGGCCTGTTCGTCTTCCGCTCCGGCAGCCGCGTACGGCTGTTCGCGGCCTCCGTGGCGGCGGCGGCCGTCGCCACGCTCGCGGGCCCGGCGGCGTACGCCTGGTCGGTGCCGTCCGGTTCGGGCGGCGGGATGAGCGGCGTGAACCCGACGGCCGGTCCCTCGACGGGAGGCGGCTTCGGCGGCGGACCCGGCGGTGACCGGAGCGGCTTCCCCGGCGGCGGGACGGCACCGGGAGGCGCCTTGGGCGGTGCGTCCGGTGGACAGATGCCGGGCGGCGGACAGCAGGCCGGCGGCTTTCCGGGCGGTGCGCAGAACGGTGAACTCCCCGGCGGCCAGGGCGCGTCGGGCGGTACGGCCCCGGGCGTCACCGGCGGAAGCGGCGAGACCGGCACTCCGAACGGCAGCTCCGGACGCATGGGCGGCCGTATGGCAGTCGGCATGGGCGGTGGCATGCGCGGCGGCATGCGTGGCGGCATGGGCGGCGTGAACAGCGAGCTGATCGCGTACCTGAAGAAGCACCAGGACGGAGCCACCTGGCTGCTCGCGGTGTCCAACTCGCAGAGCGCGGCTCAGATCGAGCTGAGCGCCAGGGTGCCGGTCATCTCCATGTGGGGCTTCACCGGCACCGACCAGGCGATGACCGTCGCCAAGCTGGAGGAACTGGTGAAGAAGGGCGAGTTGCACTACATCCAGCTCGGCGGTGGTGGCATGGGCGGCGGCCCCGGCGGCGGCAACAGCCTCAGCACCGAGGTGTCGAACTGGGTGAAGAAGCACGGGACGCTGGTGAAGGAGAGCGCGTACAGCAAGAACGCAACTTCCTCGACGTCGAAGTCGTCCCCTTCTTCCTCTTCTTCCTCTTCTTCCAACCAGTCCACGATCTACCGTCTGGACTGA
- a CDS encoding sensor histidine kinase — MPAGPPPSDLPTGSVRTTGRRRTKSGGTESGAGAKSGGSLHWRVAALIAVVACVLAAALGALTTVTASDQRLDLNRSIVLGRLEVALDTYAQTSAVTGDYVALDAPELPPELARHVTGGRLATQLVNGPGGPVLWAAAGIGSRTLSVRSDYSLERDADDRFARTTIALAAGSATVISLVGLLLAKPLSARVRRVSETARTIADGRLDARIGRIRGSRELTELAASVDQMAAALQDRLRAEQRFAADVTHELRTPAAGLLAAAEILPDSHEADLVRDRAEALCDLIEDLLEVSRLDAEVDTAQLEAHHLTEVLQRAIASTALPARLDVVDDAAVLTEPRRLERIVANLLANAHRHGLPPVTVTLDKGTVTVRDHGPGYPPGLLAEGPRPFRTGAPERGKGSGLGLTIAQGHAHLVKARLTFTNAPDGGAQAVLTLPLDADG, encoded by the coding sequence ATGCCCGCCGGCCCACCCCCTTCCGACCTGCCCACCGGCTCCGTACGTACGACGGGCCGCCGCCGCACGAAGTCCGGCGGCACGGAATCCGGCGCCGGCGCGAAGTCCGGCGGCAGCCTGCACTGGCGGGTTGCCGCGCTCATCGCCGTCGTGGCCTGTGTGCTGGCCGCCGCACTGGGTGCGCTCACTACGGTGACCGCCTCCGACCAGCGTCTGGACCTCAACCGCAGCATCGTCCTCGGCCGCCTGGAAGTGGCGCTCGACACCTATGCGCAGACCTCGGCCGTCACTGGCGACTACGTCGCTCTGGACGCCCCGGAGCTGCCGCCCGAACTCGCCCGGCACGTGACCGGCGGCCGTCTGGCCACCCAGCTCGTCAACGGCCCCGGCGGCCCCGTCCTGTGGGCGGCGGCCGGCATCGGCTCGCGCACCCTGTCCGTACGCAGCGACTACAGCCTGGAGCGCGATGCAGACGACCGCTTCGCCCGCACCACCATCGCGCTGGCCGCAGGCAGCGCCACCGTCATCTCCCTAGTCGGCCTCCTGCTCGCCAAGCCGCTCAGCGCCCGGGTGCGCAGGGTCTCGGAGACCGCGCGCACGATCGCCGACGGCCGCCTCGACGCCCGTATCGGACGCATCCGCGGCTCCCGCGAACTGACCGAACTCGCCGCGTCCGTCGACCAGATGGCCGCGGCTCTCCAGGACCGGCTCCGTGCCGAGCAGCGGTTCGCCGCCGACGTCACCCATGAGCTGCGCACACCCGCCGCCGGCCTGCTTGCGGCAGCCGAGATCCTGCCCGACTCCCACGAGGCCGACCTCGTACGCGACCGGGCCGAGGCGCTGTGCGATCTGATCGAGGACCTGCTCGAAGTCTCCCGGCTGGACGCCGAGGTCGACACCGCCCAGCTCGAAGCCCACCACCTCACCGAGGTGCTCCAGCGGGCCATCGCCTCCACCGCGCTCCCCGCCCGCCTCGACGTGGTGGACGACGCCGCCGTACTGACCGAACCCCGCCGCCTGGAACGGATCGTCGCCAATCTCCTGGCCAACGCCCACCGGCACGGCCTACCCCCGGTCACCGTCACTCTCGACAAGGGCACCGTCACCGTCCGGGACCACGGCCCCGGATACCCGCCCGGCCTGCTCGCCGAAGGGCCCCGTCCCTTCCGCACCGGCGCACCCGAACGCGGTAAGGGCAGCGGCCTGGGCCTCACCATCGCCCAAGGCCACGCCCACCTCGTCAAAGCCCGGCTGACCTTCACCAACGCCCCCGACGGCGGTGCCCAGGCCGTCCTGACCCTCCCGCTGGACGCGGACGGCTGA
- a CDS encoding response regulator transcription factor, which produces MTTPPAPSPAQESAPRVLVVEDDDVIREATTVSLNRLGFDVASVADGASALACFKAEAPDAVVTDVMLPELDGVSLTRSIREQSTVPVLMISARGDDIDVIAGLEAGADDYVTKPFRANVLAARLRALMRRASLTAPAGTAPEPKPASAPPRDIRRVGDLELDADSMEVRIAGELLPITPTELRLLLELTSAPGRVLSRETLLKEVWDYAWGGDTRVVDVHVQRLRAKIGHERIVTVRGFGYKIVG; this is translated from the coding sequence ATGACCACGCCCCCGGCACCGTCCCCCGCCCAGGAGTCCGCACCGCGCGTCCTGGTCGTCGAGGACGACGACGTGATCCGCGAGGCCACCACGGTCTCCCTCAACCGTCTCGGCTTCGACGTCGCCTCCGTCGCCGACGGCGCCTCGGCCCTGGCCTGTTTCAAGGCCGAGGCACCGGACGCGGTGGTCACCGATGTGATGCTGCCGGAACTGGACGGGGTGAGCCTGACCCGCTCCATCCGCGAGCAGAGCACCGTCCCCGTGCTGATGATCTCGGCACGGGGCGACGACATCGACGTCATCGCGGGCCTGGAGGCCGGCGCCGACGACTACGTCACCAAACCATTCCGCGCCAATGTGCTGGCCGCCCGGCTGCGGGCCCTGATGCGCCGGGCCAGCCTGACCGCTCCGGCCGGTACCGCCCCGGAACCGAAACCCGCATCGGCGCCGCCGCGGGACATCCGCCGCGTCGGCGACCTGGAGCTGGACGCCGACTCGATGGAGGTGCGCATCGCCGGGGAACTGCTGCCGATCACCCCGACGGAGCTGCGCCTGCTCCTTGAGCTGACCTCGGCCCCGGGCAGGGTGCTCAGCCGGGAGACCCTGCTCAAGGAGGTCTGGGACTACGCCTGGGGCGGCGACACCCGCGTGGTCGACGTCCATGTCCAGCGGCTGCGCGCCAAGATCGGGCACGAGCGCATCGTGACCGTCCGGGGCTTCGGCTACAAGATCGTCGGCTGA
- a CDS encoding class F sortase, whose amino-acid sequence MRPRPLASPRLGRIAAASTLALALSGGLAACGSGDRPAPDAKVSNSAVPAPAKAATPMKASKPTRLQIPSAGVDAGPVLPLAVDSTGELGVPPVAKADQAGWYTGGVTPGEKGPAVLVAHYDTAKGPALMKNIKNVKIGDVIKVGRADGSTATFKIREIQQVDKKAFPTNKVYGDTTGPELRLLTCGGPIQDGHRTDNIILYATLV is encoded by the coding sequence GTGCGTCCCCGTCCCCTCGCCTCACCTCGTCTCGGCCGCATCGCCGCCGCCAGTACACTCGCGCTCGCCCTCAGCGGTGGCCTTGCGGCCTGCGGCAGCGGTGACCGGCCCGCCCCCGATGCGAAGGTCTCCAACAGCGCCGTGCCGGCCCCGGCCAAGGCGGCAACGCCGATGAAGGCGTCCAAGCCCACCCGCCTCCAGATCCCCTCAGCGGGCGTCGACGCCGGTCCGGTACTGCCGCTGGCCGTGGACAGCACGGGCGAACTGGGCGTACCTCCGGTCGCCAAGGCGGACCAGGCCGGCTGGTACACCGGGGGCGTCACCCCTGGCGAGAAGGGCCCGGCCGTGCTCGTGGCCCACTACGACACCGCCAAGGGCCCGGCACTGATGAAGAACATCAAGAACGTCAAGATCGGCGACGTCATCAAGGTCGGCCGCGCGGACGGCAGCACCGCCACCTTCAAGATCCGCGAGATCCAGCAGGTCGACAAGAAGGCGTTCCCCACCAACAAGGTGTACGGCGACACCACAGGCCCCGAGCTGCGCCTGCTCACCTGCGGCGGCCCGATCCAGGACGGCCACCGCACCGACAACATCATCCTCTACGCCACCCTCGTCTGA
- a CDS encoding DUF397 domain-containing protein: MTEHTISDASTLAGWRKSSYSGNEGGSCLEVLDGHPSGVPVRDSKVPQGPALVFSATDWSAFVTAVKNREFVV; the protein is encoded by the coding sequence GTGACTGAACACACCATCTCGGACGCATCCACGCTGGCTGGTTGGCGTAAGTCCTCCTACAGCGGCAACGAAGGGGGCAGCTGCCTCGAAGTCCTCGACGGCCACCCCTCGGGCGTTCCCGTCCGCGACTCCAAGGTTCCGCAGGGCCCGGCGCTGGTCTTCTCCGCCACCGACTGGTCGGCGTTCGTCACAGCCGTCAAGAACAGGGAGTTCGTCGTCTGA
- a CDS encoding helix-turn-helix domain-containing protein, which yields MGTTYGDWLRQRREAAGLTQQQLAEMAFMTRTHIAHIEAGRRVPSKEDAKRLDKALNTDVLSSFRPEQDVAVADYFEAARLLEQQAVIIREFGLSFVPGILQTEAYARAVLSVGFPPTSGEELEKLVVTRLERTKLLDNPVTPVVWALLDETVLRRVVGGPQVMAEQIMHLVHLAEKQRVRVYMLPYALGCHPLMQGMLTLMDFEDQPPVAYGEGLHMGKIHDCPASVRRLEATYDLALGDAMPLKESLALMRAIAKDYGYRD from the coding sequence ATGGGCACCACGTACGGTGACTGGCTCAGGCAGCGGCGCGAGGCGGCGGGACTGACGCAACAGCAGCTGGCCGAGATGGCGTTCATGACCCGCACGCACATCGCGCACATCGAGGCGGGGCGGAGGGTGCCGTCGAAGGAGGACGCGAAGCGGCTGGACAAGGCTCTGAACACGGATGTGCTGAGCAGTTTCCGGCCAGAGCAGGACGTGGCAGTCGCCGACTACTTCGAGGCGGCGCGGCTGCTTGAACAACAGGCGGTGATAATCCGGGAGTTCGGGCTCTCGTTCGTGCCGGGCATCCTGCAGACGGAGGCGTATGCGCGTGCTGTTCTGAGTGTAGGGTTCCCTCCGACGAGCGGAGAGGAGCTTGAAAAGCTCGTCGTCACACGGCTTGAGCGCACAAAGCTCCTCGACAATCCGGTGACTCCCGTGGTGTGGGCGCTGCTTGACGAGACGGTGCTGCGGCGCGTCGTGGGCGGGCCTCAGGTCATGGCGGAACAGATCATGCACCTCGTGCACCTCGCCGAGAAGCAGCGCGTGCGCGTCTACATGCTGCCCTACGCCCTCGGATGCCACCCGCTCATGCAAGGCATGCTGACCCTGATGGACTTCGAGGACCAGCCGCCGGTGGCATACGGCGAGGGCCTGCACATGGGCAAGATCCACGACTGCCCCGCCTCGGTCCGTCGCCTTGAGGCCACCTACGATCTGGCGCTAGGCGACGCGATGCCACTCAAGGAGTCACTCGCCCTGATGAGGGCGATAGCGAAGGACTACGGATACCGTGACTGA